A window of the Carassius carassius chromosome 36, fCarCar2.1, whole genome shotgun sequence genome harbors these coding sequences:
- the LOC132117433 gene encoding brain-specific homeobox/POU domain protein 3-like: MMSMNSKQPFSMHPILHEPKYTPLHSSSEAIRRACLPTPSLQGNIFAGFDETLLQRAEALAAVDIVAQKSHPFKPDATYHTMTTMTSMTCTPTSSSGHLHHPSVLTSHHHHHHHQATQGLEGDLLDHLTPGISIGGMPGSDVCSTASHPHSHMSAINHMQHHHPQSMNMHHHSLGSHTSLGGGGDPEPDPRELESFAERFKQRRIKLGVTQADVGSALANLKIPGVGCLSQSTICRFESLTLSHNNMVALKPILEAWLEEAERAQREKMTKPEIFNGGDKKRKRTSIAAPEKRSLEAYFAVQPRPSSEKIAAIAEKLDLKKNVVRVWFCNQRQKQKRMKFSATH; the protein is encoded by the exons ATGATGTCCATGAATAGCAAACAGCCGTTTAGTATGCATCCGATTTTGCACGAACCTAAATACACACCTCTACATTCCAGTTCTGAGGCTATCCGACGAGCATGTTTGCCCACGCCCTCG CTGCAGGGTAACATCTTTGCCGGCTTTGATGAGACCCTGCTCCAGAGAGCCGAGGCGCTGGCGGCGGTGGACATCGTCGCTCAAAAGAGTCACCCGTTCAAGCCAGATGCCACCTACCACACCATGACCACCATGACGAGCATGACCTGCACGCCCACGTCCTCTTCTGGGCACCTTCATCACCCGTCTGTGCTGACTTCtcaccaccatcatcaccaccaccaggCGACGCAGGGCCTGGAGGGCGACCTGCTCGACCACCTCACCCCCGGCATCTCTATCGGAGGCATGCCGGGTTCCGACGTTTGCTCCACCGCTTCCCACCCGCATTCACACATGTCAGCAATCAACCACATGCAGCATCACCACCCGCAGAGTATGAACATGCACCACCACAGCCTGGGCTCGCACACCTCTCTGGGCGGCGGTGGAGACCCCGAGCCTGATCCGCGGGAGCTGGAGTCTTTTGCCGAGCGCTTCAAGCAGAGGCGGATCAAACTCGGGGTCACGCAGGCCGACGTGGGCTCGGCGTTAGCCAATCTTAAAATCCCCGGGGTCGGCTGTCTGAGCCAGAGTACTATCTGTCGGTTCGAGTCTCTCACTTTGTCCCACAATAACATGGTGGCCCTTAAGCCTATCCTGGAAGCGTGGTTGGAGGAGGCAGAACGGGCTCAGAGAGAGAAAATGACCAAGCCGGAGATTTTTAACGGCGGGGACAAAAAGAGAAAACGCACATCTATCGCTGCTCCAGAGAAGCGGTCGCTGGAGGCGTACTTTGCCGTGCAGCCCAGACCCTCGTCGGAGAAAATCGCTGCCATTGCCGAAAAACTGGACCTGAAAAAAAACGTGGTCCGCGTGTGGTTTTGTAATCAAAGGCAAAAGCAGAAACGAATGAAGTTTTCGGCTACGCACTAG
- the traf4b gene encoding TNF receptor-associated factor 4b — translation MPGLDLKFLERPRRRFYCPLCEKPMRDPVQVSTCGHRFCDTCLQEYLSEGVFKCPEDHLPLDYAKIFPDVELEQQILSLPIRCIHSEEGCRWTAQNKLLQAHLSMCEFNVVSCPNRCSVKLLRRELPEHLQHDCVKRKLHCDHCGDEFTGEAYENHQDVCPEESVYCENKCGARMVRRLLAQHSVSECPKRKLPCRYCRKEFLYDTIQNHQQQCPRFPMQCPNRCGTPGITRETLMAHVKEGCSTATVLCPFKEAGCKHRCPKTAVGRHLEEATHTHLSLLGGLVNRQRVELRELRRAVEELSGSRDGTLLWKLTDFSQRLQEAKSRTSGCLELFSPAFYSHNYGYRLQVSAFPNGNGSGEGSYLSIYIRILPGEYDGLLEWPFPYCVSFSLLDQSDLALTKPQHITETFSPDPTWKNFQRPRPGALESLRGGCLDESMLGFGYPKFLSHEEMRKRNYIRDNAIFIKASIDVVQKILNS, via the exons TGAAGGTGTGTTCAAGTGCCCAGAGGACCATCTGCCGCTGGATTATGCCAAA ATTTTTCCAGATGTGGAGCTGGAACAGCAGATTCTTTCCCTGCCCATCCGCTGCATCCACAGTGAGGAGGGCTGCCGCTGGACCGCGCAGAACAAGCTCCTGCAG GCCCATCTGTCCATGTGTGAGTTTAATGTGGTGTCATGTCCGAACCGCTGCTCTGTGAAGCTGCTGCGTCGTGAACTGCCGGAGCACCTGCAGCACGACTGCGTGAAGAGAAAACTACACTGTGACCACTGCGGTGACGAGTTCACTGGGGAGGCGTATGAG AATCACCAGGATGTTTGTCCAGAAGAGAGTGTGTACTGTGAGAATAAATGTGGGGCTCGTATGGTGCGGAGACTCTTGGCCCAGCACTCTGTGTCCGAGTGTCCCAAACGCAAACTGCCCTGCAGATACTGCCGAAAAGAGTTCCTCTATGACACTATTCAG AATCATCAGCAGCAGTGTCCACGCTTCCCTATGCAGTGCCCTAACAGATGTGGCACACCAGGAATCACTCGAGAGACTTTAATGGCACATGTAAAGGAAGGATGCAGCACTGCGACTGTGCTTTGCCCGTTTAAGGAGGCTGGCTGCAAACATAGG TGCCCTAAGACTGCAGTGGGGCGACACCTTGAGGAGGCCACACACACCCACCTCTCTCTTCTCGGTGGTCTGGTGAATCGCCAGAGGGTGGAGCTCAGGGAACTCCGGCGAGCAGTGGAGGAACTCTCTGGAAGTCGAGATGGCACTCTGCTCTGGAAGCTCACAGACTTCAGTCAGCGGCTACAGGAAGCTAAGAGCAGGACTTCTGGGTGTTTGGAGTTGTTTAGTCCCGCCTTCTATTCTCATAACTATGGTTACCGTCTACAAGTGTCTGCCTTTCCCAATGGGAATGGTAGTGGCGAGGGCTCTTACTTGTCAATCTACATTCGCATTCTGCCAGGAGAGTATGATGGGCTGCTGGAGTGGCCTTTCCCTTACTGCGTCTCCTTCTCGCTCTTGGATCAGAGCGACCTAGCGCTCACTAAACCTCAGCACATCACAGAGACCTTCAGCCCAGATCCCACCTGGAAGAACTTCCAGAGACCACGGCCTGGAGCTCTGGAAAGTCTTCGTGGGGGTTGTCTGGATGAGTCCATGCTGGGCTTCGGCTACCCAAAGTTCCTCTCCCATGAGGAGATGAGGAAAAGGAACTATATAAGAGACAACGCTATTTTCATTAAAGCCTCCATAGATGTTGTCCAGAAAATACTGAACTCTTGA